Proteins from one Leptonema illini DSM 21528 genomic window:
- the pnp gene encoding polyribonucleotide nucleotidyltransferase, which translates to MQESISWNGEELSIETGNWAKQAHGSVVYRHGKLVLLATVCAEKEAREGQEFFPLTVDYREKTYAVGKFPGGYIKRENRPAEHETLISRLIDRPIRPLFPEGYFCEVQLLVTVLSADPEKTMEGHAITAASAALAASDIPFLGPVAGVVVGRKDGAFVADPDTSVIEEGELELVVAGTKDAVMMIEGAAKEVSPEYFIEAIDFAHQKIKEKIVAQERLAAKLNLKKREVHLRKPDEELRAAVREFALEKLRQANRTPNKQERGDAIDQVNKAALDFVREKLANDTSRDLDASLREIKGYLHELEYIVVRDLIFGEGVRADGRKTDEIRDISTELDVLPAAHGSAVFTRGQTQSLGVVTLGTGDDYQRIEFLSGEHQKNFMLHYNFPPFSTGEVKRMMGPGRREIGHGNLAERALRAVVPSKVDFPYVIRIVSEILESNGSSSMASVCSGSMAMMAAGVPVKGQVAGIAMGLIMGDNGKYVILSDIAGLEDHFGDMDFKVAGTERGITAFQLDIKVAGLSVAILRDALAQADRGRMHILGKMNEAISAARPAVPENAPLVMTMQISPDRIGELIGPGGKIIRSIIERSKAELNVEDDGTVTIAAINKDRAEHAKRLIEELFREVEVGQTYTGVVKRITDFGAFVELFPGKDGLLHISKMSKNRIQSVKEVMDIGTEVTVAVLGVDSLGRVNLILKDLADSMPPGSFDGGREERGGDREHRGGRGGGRGGDRGRRH; encoded by the coding sequence ATGCAGGAATCTATCTCCTGGAACGGAGAAGAGCTGTCCATCGAAACAGGCAACTGGGCAAAGCAGGCGCACGGGTCCGTCGTTTACCGTCACGGTAAACTCGTGCTGCTCGCCACCGTCTGTGCTGAGAAAGAGGCCCGCGAAGGACAGGAATTCTTCCCGCTCACGGTTGATTACCGTGAGAAAACCTACGCCGTCGGTAAATTCCCGGGCGGCTACATCAAGCGCGAGAATCGTCCGGCTGAGCATGAAACGCTCATCTCCAGACTGATCGACCGTCCTATTCGTCCGCTTTTCCCTGAAGGCTACTTCTGCGAGGTGCAGCTGCTTGTCACCGTTCTCTCCGCCGATCCGGAGAAGACGATGGAAGGCCATGCGATTACGGCCGCCTCGGCCGCCCTTGCCGCCTCTGATATTCCGTTTCTCGGTCCTGTCGCCGGCGTTGTCGTCGGCCGCAAGGACGGTGCCTTTGTCGCCGATCCCGATACCTCTGTCATCGAAGAAGGCGAGCTCGAGCTCGTCGTTGCCGGTACAAAAGACGCCGTAATGATGATTGAAGGCGCGGCGAAAGAGGTGTCTCCGGAATACTTTATCGAGGCCATCGATTTTGCTCATCAGAAGATCAAAGAAAAGATCGTAGCTCAGGAACGCCTTGCTGCGAAGCTCAATCTGAAGAAGCGCGAGGTTCACCTGCGCAAGCCCGATGAAGAGCTTCGAGCTGCCGTGCGTGAGTTTGCCCTTGAGAAGCTGCGTCAGGCGAACCGTACTCCGAACAAACAGGAGCGCGGAGATGCCATCGATCAGGTGAACAAGGCAGCCCTTGACTTTGTTCGTGAGAAGCTGGCGAACGATACGAGTCGTGATCTTGACGCTTCTCTGCGAGAGATTAAAGGCTATCTGCACGAGCTGGAATACATTGTCGTACGTGATCTGATCTTCGGCGAAGGCGTACGTGCCGACGGCCGCAAGACCGACGAGATCCGCGATATCTCGACCGAGCTCGACGTGCTTCCGGCCGCTCATGGCTCGGCCGTTTTTACCCGCGGTCAAACGCAATCGCTTGGCGTCGTCACGCTTGGAACGGGCGACGACTATCAGCGCATTGAATTCCTATCAGGGGAACATCAAAAGAACTTTATGCTTCACTATAACTTCCCGCCGTTCTCGACGGGCGAGGTGAAGCGTATGATGGGCCCGGGCCGTCGTGAGATCGGTCATGGTAACCTTGCCGAGCGTGCTCTGCGCGCCGTCGTGCCCTCGAAGGTCGACTTTCCTTATGTGATCCGCATCGTATCTGAGATCCTTGAGTCGAACGGATCGTCGTCGATGGCCTCGGTCTGCTCTGGATCGATGGCGATGATGGCGGCCGGCGTGCCCGTAAAAGGTCAGGTGGCCGGTATCGCCATGGGCCTTATCATGGGCGACAACGGCAAATACGTCATCCTCTCTGATATCGCCGGTCTCGAAGACCACTTCGGCGATATGGACTTCAAAGTCGCCGGAACGGAAAGAGGCATCACCGCCTTCCAGCTCGACATCAAGGTGGCCGGCTTATCCGTCGCCATTCTGCGCGACGCCCTTGCTCAGGCCGACCGCGGACGTATGCACATCCTCGGCAAGATGAATGAGGCGATCAGTGCGGCTCGTCCGGCTGTGCCCGAGAATGCTCCGCTTGTGATGACGATGCAGATCAGCCCCGATCGTATCGGCGAACTGATCGGCCCCGGCGGCAAGATCATCCGCTCCATCATCGAACGCTCGAAGGCCGAGCTGAACGTCGAAGACGACGGCACGGTTACGATTGCGGCGATAAACAAGGATCGCGCCGAGCATGCAAAGCGTCTGATCGAGGAGCTCTTTCGCGAGGTGGAGGTCGGTCAGACCTACACGGGCGTCGTGAAGCGTATCACCGATTTCGGCGCCTTCGTCGAACTCTTCCCCGGCAAAGACGGTCTTCTTCATATCTCGAAGATGTCGAAGAACCGCATCCAGTCGGTGAAAGAGGTCATGGATATCGGTACCGAGGTAACGGTGGCCGTGCTGGGCGTGGATTCGCTCGGTCGTGTGAACCTGATCCTCAAGGATCTGGCCGATTCGATGCCTCCGGGATCGTTTGACGGCGGCCGTGAAGAGCGCGGCGGCGATCGTGAACATCGCGGCGGTCGCGGTGGTGGCCGTGGCGGCGATCGTGGCAGACGCCATTGA
- a CDS encoding FAD-dependent oxidoreductase encodes MSGKIYEWKDITESRKIKTRVCIIGTGCGGATLASELTKLGVDVVMLEQGGYYPTYTFDNHELNMAGKVSAERNLQTTADGAINLVYGNNVGGASVHYWADSYRTPADRLEMWQSEYGIEHHTEKDLIPAWDELDKRLNVHPATDEYLNPMNRLVEKGAKKLGWSGHRVPQARKHCQKSGHCMQGCAFAAKQSQLVTHIDDVVKRGGTIYSDARAERLKMDGGKVRSLLARVIDRPSGKDGPHTIEIEADAFVVAAGGFGSSTFLLKNDLKKKLPVLGEFLGMNPSPFVHALYAHDVIQWRNIPAGFGVDHFRKPVYDVKGNYVEGGYLLMPNQLHPGTLAAMIPGMGKEHQQWMSALPRIGGTIGWIDDVPTELGRIEMDGDVRKVHYSFGRVGAMMIRDLLKKQVLINFAAGAEKVLIPDNRATLLTSPDQIGVIDGISLRPGTLLMAAPHPSGGCRMGADAKTSVVNSEHRVHGFDNLYVADSSVFPTGVSVDPSYTIMAFSYVAARSISGAL; translated from the coding sequence ATGAGCGGCAAGATCTACGAATGGAAAGACATCACCGAGAGTCGCAAGATCAAAACGCGGGTTTGCATTATCGGAACCGGATGTGGCGGAGCGACGCTGGCCTCTGAGCTGACGAAGCTTGGCGTCGACGTCGTCATGCTGGAGCAGGGCGGGTATTATCCCACGTATACGTTTGATAACCATGAGCTGAACATGGCAGGCAAGGTAAGCGCCGAGCGCAATCTGCAGACGACGGCCGACGGAGCGATCAATCTTGTTTACGGAAACAACGTCGGCGGCGCATCCGTGCATTACTGGGCCGACAGCTATCGCACGCCCGCCGATCGCCTTGAGATGTGGCAGAGCGAATATGGCATCGAGCATCATACGGAAAAAGATCTGATCCCCGCATGGGACGAGCTTGATAAACGGTTAAACGTGCATCCGGCCACGGACGAGTATCTCAATCCCATGAACAGGCTTGTGGAGAAGGGAGCGAAGAAGCTCGGATGGAGCGGCCACCGCGTGCCGCAGGCGCGCAAGCACTGTCAGAAGTCGGGGCACTGTATGCAGGGATGCGCCTTTGCGGCAAAGCAGTCGCAGCTCGTTACGCATATCGACGATGTGGTGAAGCGAGGGGGTACGATCTACTCCGATGCCCGCGCCGAGCGTCTGAAGATGGATGGTGGAAAGGTGCGATCGCTTCTGGCCCGCGTCATCGATCGTCCGAGCGGGAAGGACGGACCACATACGATCGAGATCGAGGCCGATGCCTTTGTCGTCGCGGCCGGCGGTTTTGGCAGCTCCACCTTTCTCTTGAAGAATGATCTCAAGAAAAAGCTGCCTGTGCTGGGTGAGTTTCTCGGGATGAATCCGTCGCCGTTTGTGCATGCGCTGTATGCGCATGACGTCATTCAATGGAGGAACATCCCGGCCGGTTTCGGCGTCGATCATTTTCGCAAGCCCGTCTACGATGTGAAAGGCAATTACGTCGAAGGCGGTTATCTTCTCATGCCGAATCAGCTGCATCCTGGAACGCTTGCCGCTATGATTCCGGGTATGGGCAAAGAGCATCAGCAGTGGATGAGCGCTCTGCCTCGTATCGGTGGTACGATCGGCTGGATCGACGATGTGCCGACGGAGCTGGGCCGCATCGAGATGGACGGCGATGTGCGAAAGGTTCATTACAGTTTCGGTCGAGTAGGGGCGATGATGATTCGCGATCTTTTGAAAAAGCAGGTTTTGATCAACTTTGCAGCAGGGGCTGAGAAGGTGCTGATTCCTGACAACAGGGCGACGCTGTTAACCTCACCCGATCAGATAGGCGTCATAGACGGTATCAGTCTTCGTCCGGGCACTCTATTGATGGCGGCGCCGCATCCGAGCGGAGGCTGTCGTATGGGCGCCGATGCAAAGACATCGGTCGTGAATAGCGAGCACCGGGTGCATGGCTTTGATAACCTTTATGTCGCCGACTCAAGCGTCTTCCCGACAGGCGTTTCGGTTGATCCGAGTTATACGATTATGGCCTTCAGCTATGTAGCGGCAAGGTCGATTTCCGGAGCCCTTTAA
- the rpsO gene encoding 30S ribosomal protein S15, with product MLTRDDKSAVLKQHQKHAKDTGSTEVQIALITARIRDLTEHFKAHKTDHHSRRGLLKLVGRRRRLIDYLKSRNPEQYKKLIEELGLRK from the coding sequence ATGTTGACCAGAGACGATAAATCCGCTGTACTGAAGCAGCATCAAAAACACGCCAAAGATACGGGCTCCACAGAAGTGCAGATCGCCCTCATCACCGCACGCATTCGTGACCTGACCGAGCACTTCAAAGCGCATAAAACCGACCATCATTCCCGTCGCGGCCTGCTGAAACTCGTCGGCCGTCGCCGCCGACTGATTGACTACCTCAAATCCCGCAATCCGGAGCAGTATAAAAAACTGATCGAAGAGCTCGGACTGAGGAAGTGA
- a CDS encoding nitrilase-related carbon-nitrogen hydrolase, producing MRRYYLLFLLSLSGVGFVQCSDPLSNVELEAYRPQHSIYLQKDGTGSRGTLIGMEPVLSKYSYATEENLYQALDPYFRHAQDNDTLFADRSVVVLPEYIGTWLVATGEDRSIFEAETIDEAMQSLVIRNAGSFVRHYLFATSYSPDALKETLFRMKAESMAERYQSVFSRLAKEYRVSIVAGSIVLPHPEVKQGRIVITDGPLENVSFYFKSDGSVDDRIIRKGFPIAEEKAFLKEAKINENASIDTPIGRLYTMICADSWFPDSYSELNRSGAELLAVPSMVTPDDAWTQKWKGYSGYANPADVDTHDIERITERAAWEKYSITGRLKSTKVRGAVNVFFRGRLWNMTAGGDAILSLSGRAISNHAGKEENEGRIYALYL from the coding sequence ATGCGCCGCTACTATCTGCTTTTTCTGCTCAGCCTGTCGGGTGTCGGTTTCGTTCAATGCAGCGATCCCCTTTCAAACGTTGAACTTGAGGCATATCGTCCGCAGCATAGCATCTATCTTCAAAAAGACGGGACGGGAAGTCGCGGCACACTTATCGGTATGGAGCCGGTTCTTTCAAAATATAGCTACGCCACCGAAGAGAATCTTTATCAGGCGCTTGATCCTTACTTCCGCCATGCACAGGATAACGATACTCTTTTCGCAGATCGCTCCGTAGTCGTGTTGCCCGAATATATCGGCACATGGCTTGTCGCCACAGGCGAAGATCGATCAATCTTTGAGGCCGAGACCATTGATGAAGCCATGCAAAGCCTCGTCATACGGAATGCCGGAAGCTTCGTGCGACACTATCTATTTGCGACCTCATATTCCCCGGATGCTCTGAAAGAAACGCTCTTTCGCATGAAGGCCGAATCGATGGCTGAACGCTATCAGTCTGTCTTCTCGCGTCTTGCAAAAGAGTACCGTGTTTCTATCGTTGCCGGCTCTATCGTCCTTCCTCATCCCGAAGTAAAGCAGGGAAGGATCGTTATCACAGATGGTCCGCTTGAGAATGTAAGCTTTTATTTCAAATCGGATGGCAGCGTCGATGATCGCATTATTCGCAAAGGGTTTCCTATCGCCGAAGAGAAGGCATTCCTGAAAGAGGCGAAGATAAACGAGAACGCTTCCATCGACACGCCGATCGGCAGGCTGTATACGATGATCTGCGCCGATTCGTGGTTCCCCGACTCCTACTCCGAGCTGAACAGATCCGGAGCGGAACTGCTGGCCGTTCCGTCGATGGTAACGCCGGACGACGCCTGGACACAGAAGTGGAAGGGATACAGCGGATATGCAAACCCCGCAGATGTTGACACGCACGATATCGAGCGGATAACCGAACGGGCGGCGTGGGAAAAGTACTCCATCACCGGAAGACTCAAATCCACGAAGGTCAGGGGCGCCGTGAACGTCTTCTTCCGTGGAAGGCTCTGGAATATGACGGCCGGCGGTGATGCGATCCTTTCGCTGAGCGGTAGAGCGATCTCCAATCACGCCGGGAAGGAAGAAAACGAGGGCCGAATCTATGCCCTGTATCTGTAA
- a CDS encoding response regulator, with protein MKKAMSAPCQKKTAKQCTVLAVEPGVITRIYIEEALHAIGVIDFASSGREALENTRDNSYDIVLINLRLPDIRGELVARLMRARQNHAILIATSAEFTDIPFPFDAFISKPLTRRKLLEAIKALL; from the coding sequence ATGAAAAAAGCCATGTCAGCGCCATGTCAGAAAAAAACCGCAAAGCAGTGCACTGTGCTGGCAGTCGAGCCGGGAGTGATTACGCGCATCTATATTGAAGAAGCGCTTCATGCAATCGGCGTTATTGATTTTGCTTCCTCGGGCAGGGAAGCGCTGGAGAATACCAGAGACAACTCCTACGATATCGTCCTGATAAACCTTCGATTACCGGATATACGCGGCGAGCTCGTAGCACGACTTATGAGAGCACGGCAGAATCATGCAATCCTGATCGCGACCAGTGCTGAATTTACAGATATACCCTTTCCCTTCGACGCTTTCATCAGCAAACCTCTGACCAGAAGAAAATTGCTCGAAGCTATCAAGGCGCTTCTGTGA
- a CDS encoding TetR/AcrR family transcriptional regulator, with product MRPKGATLDREAVISEAMSLTLQKGYRGYQWKDLAAALNIKPPSLYNHVRDLEEVQIEVTYRCLDRLAQYLEVHLSRALPEHRFETMLTAFRGFVRKYPHFYDATVQSHYDSRSYREKSSKVLEIILSAMGLVDNESSVHRVRLVRSLLHGFIELERRGGFGRPEEIQKTFRLLIQAAEMILEMDAR from the coding sequence GTGAGACCGAAGGGAGCGACGTTAGACCGGGAGGCCGTCATCAGCGAGGCGATGAGCCTTACGCTTCAAAAGGGATACAGAGGCTATCAGTGGAAGGATCTTGCCGCCGCATTGAACATTAAACCGCCGTCCCTGTATAACCACGTCAGAGATCTGGAAGAGGTGCAGATCGAAGTGACCTATCGATGTCTTGACCGGCTTGCTCAGTATCTTGAGGTGCATCTGAGCAGAGCGCTACCCGAGCACCGATTCGAGACCATGCTGACGGCCTTTCGAGGCTTTGTGCGAAAGTATCCCCATTTCTATGATGCGACCGTGCAGAGTCATTACGACAGCCGTTCGTATCGAGAGAAATCGTCGAAGGTTCTTGAGATCATCCTGTCGGCCATGGGCTTAGTCGATAACGAATCGTCCGTTCACAGGGTTCGACTTGTGCGATCTCTGCTGCACGGCTTTATCGAGCTTGAGCGACGGGGTGGCTTCGGGAGGCCCGAAGAAATCCAGAAAACGTTTCGCCTCCTGATTCAGGCGGCAGAGATGATTCTTGAGATGGATGCGCGCTGA
- a CDS encoding alpha/beta fold hydrolase, which translates to MQETLTEAIASAGNPVRAERVTALGGKIALLKAGRGTTSVILLPGIGDTKESYAALLPMLAGEATLYVPDSRGFGESSVAFDSFSVTDVATDTVRLIEETDLKDVIIVGNSGMAASAVYTAAELPGRIRGIVLTGPFLRDQPTGWFITFLMKQLFRRPWGPVLWAAYYKSLHKSVLPDDLSGHAALLKKTLKSKARLTALGQMLFSSKEACELRIPEVKARVAVVMGTADPDFKDPIAEARWAAEVLKGELYLMDGVGHYPHRERPEEMAGIIRAML; encoded by the coding sequence ATGCAAGAAACACTGACAGAGGCGATTGCCTCGGCGGGCAATCCGGTTCGAGCGGAAAGAGTAACGGCACTCGGCGGTAAGATCGCCCTTCTCAAGGCAGGCAGGGGAACGACGTCCGTGATTCTGCTGCCGGGAATCGGTGATACAAAAGAGAGCTACGCAGCGCTTCTTCCGATGCTTGCAGGCGAGGCGACTCTGTACGTTCCCGATAGCCGCGGCTTCGGAGAAAGCTCCGTTGCCTTTGATTCGTTTAGCGTGACCGATGTGGCCACCGACACCGTGCGTTTGATCGAAGAGACAGATCTAAAAGACGTAATTATCGTCGGCAACTCCGGGATGGCGGCAAGCGCCGTGTACACTGCGGCGGAGCTGCCCGGCCGTATCAGAGGAATCGTCCTCACCGGACCGTTTCTTCGCGATCAGCCGACTGGCTGGTTCATCACCTTTCTCATGAAGCAGCTGTTTCGCAGGCCGTGGGGGCCTGTGCTCTGGGCCGCCTACTATAAATCGCTGCATAAATCCGTATTGCCCGATGACTTATCCGGCCATGCCGCCTTATTAAAGAAGACGCTGAAGTCGAAGGCTCGCCTGACAGCGCTCGGGCAGATGCTCTTCTCATCGAAAGAAGCCTGTGAGCTGCGAATCCCTGAAGTAAAGGCTCGCGTCGCCGTCGTAATGGGAACGGCCGATCCCGATTTCAAAGATCCGATTGCCGAGGCCCGATGGGCTGCAGAAGTGCTCAAAGGCGAACTCTATCTTATGGATGGAGTCGGTCATTATCCGCACAGAGAAAGACCCGAAGAGATGGCCGGAATCATCAGGGCAATGCTGTGA
- the truB gene encoding tRNA pseudouridine(55) synthase TruB, with the protein MIDGLVLADKPTEMGSAALVTRLKKASGMRAGHTGTLDRFASGLMILLIGRATAFSDFFLKLDKTYEATFQLGCSTNTLDPHGEIVEQWDANRIERSVADNAAQIEKSIADRVFQTEQIPPEYSAIKQQGMRLSDRTRLGLRSELRPRAVRFYEARCLSVSASGEVKAFFSVSSGTYIRSVARDIGEELGVPVHLSALRRLSVGPYSLMHPLVWSNLDEAPVPIGLLAAFPDWPRRIVAEADRARVRNGARLPFGTDRPHDGDFFLLDEQGELLAWAEQAGFTYTYKKVFT; encoded by the coding sequence ATGATCGACGGACTTGTTCTCGCCGATAAGCCGACTGAGATGGGGTCGGCCGCCCTTGTCACACGCCTGAAGAAGGCCAGCGGCATGCGAGCCGGTCATACGGGCACGCTCGATCGATTTGCAAGCGGCCTGATGATTCTACTGATCGGTCGAGCGACGGCCTTTTCTGATTTCTTCCTCAAGCTCGATAAAACCTACGAGGCGACGTTCCAGCTCGGATGCTCCACCAATACGCTTGATCCGCACGGAGAGATCGTCGAGCAGTGGGATGCTAATCGTATCGAACGCTCTGTCGCCGATAACGCAGCGCAGATCGAAAAATCCATAGCAGACCGGGTTTTCCAGACCGAGCAGATTCCGCCCGAGTACTCGGCCATCAAACAGCAGGGCATGCGACTGTCAGATCGCACCCGTCTGGGGCTCAGGTCGGAACTCCGACCGAGGGCTGTGCGTTTTTACGAGGCCCGATGCCTGTCGGTTTCCGCCTCGGGCGAGGTGAAGGCCTTCTTCTCGGTATCATCGGGCACTTATATTCGCTCTGTGGCCCGTGATATCGGCGAAGAGCTGGGCGTTCCGGTGCATCTTTCGGCTCTGCGTCGTCTGTCGGTGGGGCCCTATTCGCTCATGCATCCGCTTGTCTGGAGCAATCTGGATGAGGCCCCTGTGCCGATCGGATTGCTGGCTGCCTTTCCCGACTGGCCCCGCCGCATCGTCGCCGAGGCCGACCGTGCCCGCGTGCGTAACGGAGCAAGGCTGCCGTTTGGTACGGATCGTCCGCATGACGGCGATTTCTTTCTGCTCGATGAGCAGGGAGAGCTGCTTGCCTGGGCTGAGCAGGCCGGCTTCACCTACACCTACAAAAAGGTATTTACATGA
- a CDS encoding TetR/AcrR family transcriptional regulator translates to MAKAIQKRKNGEETKIRILKECLQLIAEQGPLSFTLDELSDRAGVAKTSILWHFGSKEDLILEAVGALFDDFEVRLKSFGIVDPTPERLLAELFARVSEWFESAPELNAVFFQFMFQRGVHPDITARLREMYREFRRRLKEALNNPALTPKENEAVAIAVLALIDGVFVQFYLEPEAVSMKKTFATLTKMVAADRLKLGH, encoded by the coding sequence ATGGCGAAAGCGATTCAAAAGCGCAAGAACGGCGAAGAGACGAAGATCCGCATTCTAAAAGAATGCCTGCAACTCATCGCCGAACAGGGGCCGCTGAGTTTTACGCTCGACGAGCTGTCGGATCGCGCCGGCGTCGCCAAGACCAGCATCCTCTGGCATTTTGGAAGCAAAGAGGATCTGATCCTCGAGGCCGTCGGTGCGCTGTTCGACGACTTTGAGGTCAGACTGAAATCGTTTGGCATCGTAGACCCGACGCCCGAGAGGCTGCTGGCCGAACTTTTCGCCAGGGTTTCGGAGTGGTTCGAATCGGCGCCTGAGCTGAACGCCGTCTTCTTTCAGTTCATGTTTCAAAGAGGCGTGCATCCCGACATCACGGCCAGGCTGCGAGAGATGTACAGGGAGTTTCGTCGACGGCTTAAAGAGGCTCTGAATAACCCGGCGCTCACGCCGAAGGAGAATGAGGCCGTCGCTATCGCCGTGCTTGCGCTCATCGACGGCGTCTTTGTGCAGTTCTATCTGGAACCGGAGGCGGTCAGCATGAAGAAGACGTTTGCAACGCTAACGAAGATGGTTGCCGCCGATCGACTGAAGCTCGGGCATTGA
- a CDS encoding transglutaminase domain-containing protein, with the protein MFRSSDNKEHRAPQSRRLWNARLLIAVTAFILFCAGGSASSQSAASYDELYNSGIHSLYTLNRAEEARSFFEKASRTDDSRWQAHFMIGFIDRAYQKNPGRAIPFLQRAEQLCTDTDHLPSLELAVAFSELEDASSAIRWNLKAQRLMRAGGKGIDPWIVELLAYNYFHLGDTDRALAASSTGWVHEYLQPRTVRLEWNIRLGRALRDWRLDAETKIRLTLPLDRPYQKITAFRISPIQGRQINEMGNRLIEIERPQSGWPETMRLELTVQQNMKSMSPSSLAIAAPGTDLFAYASDNQGGYNALDNPEFTQMIRSVTSQGSNPGEKVKLAMNHLRSNFRYDSRIAEGNIYDMFQSGQGDCGYYSAIAVGFIRALGVPVRFVYGLNTGFDPPTPHAIIEIYDAKSGRWFPHDPQSKLLYGIINPT; encoded by the coding sequence ATGTTCAGATCTTCAGACAATAAAGAGCACCGCGCTCCGCAGAGCAGACGCCTCTGGAACGCTCGCCTTTTGATCGCTGTAACAGCGTTCATCCTGTTCTGCGCGGGAGGAAGCGCCTCGTCACAGAGTGCCGCCAGCTATGACGAGCTTTACAACAGCGGCATTCATTCGCTGTATACGCTTAACCGGGCCGAAGAGGCTCGCAGCTTTTTTGAAAAGGCCTCCAGGACGGACGACAGCCGATGGCAGGCGCATTTCATGATCGGTTTCATTGACCGTGCTTACCAGAAAAATCCCGGCCGTGCCATTCCCTTTCTACAAAGGGCCGAGCAACTCTGCACCGATACCGATCATCTGCCCTCGCTCGAACTTGCTGTCGCCTTTAGCGAGCTCGAAGACGCAAGCAGCGCCATTCGCTGGAACCTGAAGGCACAGCGCCTGATGCGTGCAGGCGGCAAAGGTATTGATCCCTGGATAGTCGAGCTACTCGCCTACAATTATTTTCATCTCGGCGACACAGACCGTGCCCTTGCCGCCTCATCGACCGGATGGGTCCATGAATATCTTCAACCTCGTACGGTGCGTCTTGAGTGGAACATACGACTGGGCCGAGCCCTCAGAGATTGGAGGCTGGATGCCGAAACAAAGATTCGGCTAACGTTGCCGCTCGATCGCCCCTATCAAAAGATCACCGCATTCAGGATCTCGCCGATTCAAGGCCGACAGATAAACGAGATGGGCAACAGGTTGATTGAGATCGAAAGGCCTCAGTCCGGCTGGCCCGAAACCATGCGACTGGAGCTAACGGTGCAACAGAACATGAAATCGATGTCGCCTTCCTCTCTTGCAATCGCCGCCCCCGGAACGGATCTCTTCGCCTACGCTTCAGATAACCAGGGAGGTTACAACGCGCTCGACAATCCTGAATTCACGCAGATGATTCGTTCGGTCACATCTCAGGGCTCGAATCCGGGAGAGAAGGTAAAGCTGGCCATGAATCACCTGCGCTCTAACTTTCGTTATGATTCACGTATCGCCGAAGGTAACATCTATGACATGTTCCAGAGCGGTCAGGGCGATTGCGGCTATTATTCGGCCATCGCCGTCGGCTTTATCAGAGCGCTTGGCGTACCTGTTCGATTCGTTTACGGGCTTAACACCGGTTTCGATCCGCCGACGCCGCATGCCATCATCGAGATCTATGACGCGAAAAGCGGTAGGTGGTTTCCACACGATCCGCAATCAAAGCTGTTGTACGGCATCATCAACCCGACGTAA
- a CDS encoding GNAT family N-acetyltransferase, which produces MNIAAVAVVAVAAIVADAIDRTMYKSKKGTAVPFFVPRVSGDGDGVSKAQFMNIRIRRVRQEDIGFIYEMVCDLEHQRLNRREFNAVFRANLNNPDVHYLIAFNNDAPVGFGSLHIQRLLHHTGAVGEVQELYTSPDVRGLGIGKQLLAALRRIAVKKKCKNLEVTSNRRREAAHRFYVREGMQQSHFKFVEELSGDADE; this is translated from the coding sequence GTGAACATCGCGGCGGTCGCGGTGGTGGCCGTGGCGGCGATCGTGGCAGACGCCATTGATCGAACGATGTATAAATCAAAGAAGGGGACTGCGGTCCCTTTTTTTGTGCCCCGGGTAAGCGGCGATGGCGATGGGGTGAGTAAAGCACAGTTTATGAACATCCGTATTCGAAGAGTCCGACAGGAAGATATCGGTTTCATCTATGAGATGGTCTGCGACCTCGAGCACCAGAGGCTGAACAGGCGCGAGTTCAACGCCGTATTTCGAGCGAATCTGAATAACCCTGACGTCCACTATCTCATAGCGTTTAATAACGACGCGCCCGTCGGATTCGGCAGCCTTCATATTCAGCGTTTACTGCATCATACGGGGGCTGTGGGCGAAGTGCAGGAGTTATACACATCGCCCGATGTGAGAGGCCTGGGCATTGGAAAGCAGCTGCTGGCAGCCCTGCGTCGAATCGCCGTGAAGAAGAAATGTAAGAATCTCGAGGTGACCTCGAATAGAAGGCGTGAGGCGGCGCATCGCTTTTACGTGCGGGAAGGAATGCAGCAATCACATTTCAAGTTTGTCGAAGAACTCTCAGGTGATGCCGATGAATGA